In Musa acuminata AAA Group cultivar baxijiao chromosome BXJ2-3, Cavendish_Baxijiao_AAA, whole genome shotgun sequence, the following proteins share a genomic window:
- the LOC103978248 gene encoding dof zinc finger protein DOF1.4 codes for MGERLNCAQGVNMVNGRNQQQEKPTHEATAAAALRCPRCDSANTKFCYYNNYSKLQPRHYCRACRRHWTEGGTLRNVPVGGSRKKKRPRTARTAADGTADDHGNGSAISSNYKIPESEDSHSSSGFTDTSDQVILPRPTPSLPTSQHEDSHGTGEISMVESWAMSDPPVPTEYHGAAPEEPDILGSYHETGHLFSSFSSPSCSSSLYDYAGQYSFPADEGLFAMEISTTNPPASNLSHWDDIIDLVNLELKPPASDRVDHTLSY; via the exons ATGGGAGAGCGCTTGAACTGCGCACAG GGAGTGAATATGGTTAACGGGAGAAACCAGCAGCAGGAGAAACCGACGCATGAGGCGACGGCCGCAGCGGCGCTTAGATGCCCGCGCTGCGACTCCgccaacaccaagttctgctactacaataACTACAGCAAGCTGCAGCCGCGGCACTACTGCCGGGCTTGTCGCAGGCATTGGACCGAAGGCGGCACGCTCCGCAACGTGCCCGTCGGCGGCAGCCGCAAGAAGAAGCGCCCCCGGACCGCTCGAACCGCAGCCGATGGTACAGCAGACGATCACGGAAACGGAAGCGCCATCAGCAGCAACTACAAGATACCAGAGTCGGAGGACAGCCATAGCAGCAGCGGTTTCACCGACACATCCGACCAGGTGATCCTCCCTCGGCCAACACCGTCGTTGCCAACATCACAGCACGAGGACAGTCATGGCACTGGCGAAATAAGCATGGTGGAGTCATGGGCGATGTCCGATCCTCCAGTCCCGACGGAGTATCATGGCGCTGCTCCTGAAGAGCCGGACATCTTGGGCTCTTATCACGAGACCGGCCACCTCTTCTCTTCATTCTCTTCGCCATCCTGTTCATCTTCCTTGTACGATTACGCAGGGCAGTACTCCTTTCCTGCTGATGAAGGCCTCTTTGCAATGGAGATCTCGACAACGAACCCACCGGCGAGCAACCTGAGCCACTGGGACGACATCATCGACCTCGTCAACCTCGAACTCAAGCCGCCAGCATCCGACCGCGTCGATCACACTTTGAGTTACTGA